The genomic DNA CGGCGATCCAGATACACTGGCAACAGGCCATCGAGGCGCTCGGTCCCAATGATCGGGTTCTTGACCGGTTGTGCCGTAGCGTACGGCGCAGCCGCCAGCGCCAGGCCAAGCAGCATCGTAATGCGGATCATTTAGCAAACCCCCGATTTCTGCGCAGCGTAGGAACACCGGCCCGGCTTGACCAGTCCGGCTCGTCCTCATTCGGGTTGCCGTCGTAAACCCTTCGGATGCTCCGACTACGCCTGCTCCCGCTCCGCCAGCAGCGCGCTCGCCGGGCGCGAGCGGCGGGCGACCACCAGAACGCCGGCAAGCGCGAGCACGGCCCCGGCGACCATCCGCGGGTCGAGCCGGTCGCCGGTCAGCATCACGCCGAAAGCGATCGTGAACAGCGGCGTCATCAGCGTCAGCGGCGCGAGCAGGTTCGCCTCGTAGCGTCGGATCAGCCCATAGTAAGTCGTGTGCCCCAGCACCGAAACGACTAACGCGGCGAACAGCACCGCGCCAACGAACGGCCAGCCGATCGCGGCGGCGCGCTCCCATTGCCCCTGCTCGAACAAAGCGGAGCCGATCGCCAGCGGCGCGCAGGACACCAGCCCGACCCACGCCTGGAAGCGCAGCGGGGCGACGTCCTCTACCTGCTTCATCAACACCGCACCGAGCGATCCGGTGAACGCCGCCGCTACGACGAACCACAGCCCGGTGGAAAGCGCGACGCGATCGGGGTTCCACACCACCAGCAGCACGCCGGACAGCGTCAGCGCGATCCCCAGCGCGCGGCGCCAGTGGATGCGCTCGCCCAGCACGACGATCGACAGCAAGGTCGTGAACGGCACGCCAATCTGGATCACGACCGCCGCGGCCGACGGCGTCGCGGTCTGCAACCCGATAAATAGCAGCGCGAAGTTGCCCGCACCCATCAGGATGCCGATCGCGACGATACGCCAGCGCGGGCGCGGCATCGGGAGCAGCCACGGCAAAGTCACCGCGATCACCACCGCAAAGCGGATCGCGGCGAAGAACAGCGGCGGGACGGCCCAGTTGCCCACCACGATCTTGCTCAGCACGTTGCTGTAGCCCCAGACGAGGCACACCATCACCAACAGCAGGAAGTCACGGGGCTTCATGATTCGGCGCCGTGGCAGACGCGGCGGCTGGATGCCAGCCATCTCCCGGAAGAAGCGTCACGCGACCCATCAATCGTCGATGGTGTGGCGATCAGCACGCCCGGCGCGAACTGACCTGGGATTGGGCGATACTGCCTTGGCCGGGAACTGCTCGGCTTTACCCCCGACGCACTAGAAGCGCAGCTTTGCCCCGACCGCGCCGCCAGTCGAATGGCCGACGACACCTTGGCCGTTGTCTAGCGAGAATCGGTGGGTCGCCTCTCCATAAACCGCGAACCTGGTGGCCGGAGACCAGGTGAGACCGCCGCCCGCTTCGCCCCATAGCGAGGCGTTCCGCGTGTCGATCGACGTTGCTGCCGTTGGCGTTA from Sphingomonas radiodurans includes the following:
- a CDS encoding DMT family transporter; the encoded protein is MKPRDFLLLVMVCLVWGYSNVLSKIVVGNWAVPPLFFAAIRFAVVIAVTLPWLLPMPRPRWRIVAIGILMGAGNFALLFIGLQTATPSAAAVVIQIGVPFTTLLSIVVLGERIHWRRALGIALTLSGVLLVVWNPDRVALSTGLWFVVAAAFTGSLGAVLMKQVEDVAPLRFQAWVGLVSCAPLAIGSALFEQGQWERAAAIGWPFVGAVLFAALVVSVLGHTTYYGLIRRYEANLLAPLTLMTPLFTIAFGVMLTGDRLDPRMVAGAVLALAGVLVVARRSRPASALLAEREQA